A single window of Haliotis asinina isolate JCU_RB_2024 chromosome 5, JCU_Hal_asi_v2, whole genome shotgun sequence DNA harbors:
- the LOC137284907 gene encoding tripartite motif-containing protein 2-like, which translates to MASREEKVTEFLTCVVCQELYTKPCTLRCDHTFCRKCVTSYIQTRPDAAQSKTIPCPCCRQDTKVPHPSRPVEEWAGQIKPSIIIQGLIDTQKPSASSAGTNSFCWVCDELGEITPGTFWCSECEVPLCKRCAKMHRANPASRDHEVCDLSGEEKVKRRRKAVCREHNGEVIKFVCKDCHKAVCQTCCIIYHRKCESVVTMESLKPTMKFHLRKSVHVLSKKIDRKLTLVKKARKKMRGIEKTEVAVEGHIKSAVKRVIAKIKHKEKQLIDEVKDITDKQTRQLKADIIQEEIKMQIYRQHYEFMDQALLSDRKVNLYDAYQTWQSGAVEMEDVRDTKAADTRRIDAILFTPDTDEVLKALDNLQLGKIDITYQDQGTCLPSPVLVHTIDTRVAGDEGGPVLLNVIVLVVDGAQTCVVTDFNNKCVKCFFTRNNEAYHSKLPLGNSPNGMTQLNEKRVMVAVPESRQIVTVEVTPVPVLLSTITTCTGYCNLAVLNPSSLAAGTWGYVDILDMAGHVLRSVTTNNDDQLFTYPWYMCVNNKGNILVSDYWKKSVTCLTSEGDVVWRYIPTGERTLINPRGITTTSTGDIVLADRDKVVQLTESGEFVRDYRDTVGYPRGLYVDRHDTMYVCDQTQILEFQFM; encoded by the exons ATGGCATCCCGGGAGGAGAAAGTGACGGAATTCCTGACCTGTGTGGTCTGCCAGGAACTGTACACAAAACCGTGCACTTTGAGATGTGATCACACATTCTGCAGGAAATGTGTCACTTCATATATCCAAACAAGACCAGATGCTGCACAGTCCAAGACCATCCCCTGTCCCTGCTGTCGACAAGATACCAAGGTCCCCCACCCCAGCAGACCGGTGGAGGAGTGGGCGGGGCAGATTAAACCCAGCATCATTATACAGGGGCTGATTGACACACAGAAACCTTCTGCAAGTTCTGCAG GTACTAATTCGTTTTGCTGGGTGTGTGATGagttaggggagataactccaggAACCTTTTGGTGTTCTGAGTGTGAAGTACCTCTCTGCAAGAGATGTGCCAAGATGCATCGTGCAAATCCAGCATCACGTGACCATGAAGTGTGTGACCTTTCAGGAGAGGAGAAGGTCAAGAGAAGACGCAAGGCTGTATGTCGGGAACACAATGGGGAGGTTATAAAGTTCGTATGTAAAGACTGTCACAAAGCTGTGTGTCAGACATGCTGCATTATTTACCACAGGAAATGTGAGTCTGTCGTTACCATGGAGTCACTGAAGCCAACCATGAAGTTCCATCTGAGAAAGAGCGTGCATGTATTGTCAAAGAAAATAGACAGAAAACTAACGCTGGTTAAAAAAGCACGCAAGAAAATGAGAGGAATAGAGAAAACTGAAGTAGCAGTGGAAGGTCACATTAAATCTGCTGTTAAGAGAGTCATCGCCAAGAtcaaacacaaagaaaaacaGCTGATAGATGAAGTCAAGGATattacagacaaacaaacacggCAACTTAAGGCTGATATTATACAAGAAGAGATCAAGATGCAGATATACAGACAACATTATGAGTTCATGGACCAGGCCTTGTTATCGGACAGAAAGGTGAACCTGTATGACGCGTATCAGACCTGGCAGTCTGGAGCTGTAGAGATGGAGGATGTCAGGGATACAAAGGCAGCAGACACCAGGAGAATAGATGCCATCCTCTTTACACCAGATACTGACGAGGTCCTGAAGGCCCTTGATAACCTGCAGTTGGGGAAGATTGACATCACATACCAGGATCAGGGCACATGTCTGCCATCTCCAGTGCTGGTTCACACGATAGATACGAGGGTGGCGGGTGATGAGGGAGGTCCTGTTCTTCTTAATGTGATAGTCCTGGTTGTTGATGGTGCACAGACATGTGTTGTTACAGACTTCAATAACAAgtgtgtgaaatgtttcttcACAAGAAATAATGAAGCATATCATAGTAAACTTCCCCTGGGTAACTCTCCAAACGGGATGACACAGTTGAATGAGAAGCGGGTGATGGTTGCTGTCCCAGAGTCCCGTCAGATCGTAACAGTAGAAGTGACCCCTGTCCCGGTGCTGCTCTCAACCATCACAACATGTACCGGATACTGCAATCTGGCTGTTCTGAATCCATCATCTCTAGCAGCAGGTACTTGGGGATATGTTGATATCCTGGACATGGCTGGACACGTGTTGAGGTCAGTCACCACAAACAATGATGACCAGCTGTTTACCTATCCCTGGTACATGTGTGTCAACAACAAGGGTAACATACTCGTGTCTGACTACTGGAAGAAGTCTGTGACATGTCTGACGTCAGAGGGGGATGTTGTGTGGAGGTACATACCCACGGGAGAGAGAACACTCATCAACCCTCGTGGTATCACAACTACCAGCACAGGAGACATCGTGCTTGCAGACAGGGACAAGGTGGTGCAGCTGACCGAGTCGGGGGAGTTTGTCAGAGACTATCGAGACACCGTTGGGTATCCACGGGGATTGTATGTAGACAGACATGACACGATGTATGTCTGTGACCAAACCCAAATACTGGAATTCCAGTTCATGTAG